From a single Macrobrachium rosenbergii isolate ZJJX-2024 chromosome 9, ASM4041242v1, whole genome shotgun sequence genomic region:
- the LOC136841933 gene encoding proteoglycan 4-like gives MTRHRKKRLLPSGYFMDEARPPASKKRSGSNQATLEQPTHPPSPLPSTSSSSSFLQTSPCPPTSLEPRPPPPPLSHPLPSTVTPPSCKDQSQVKYGLGYGDTSPQRNTRQSLSGATDANVMVMTRTAAGVLQSAPSLKGRNNQARPTPTPASAPRPMTPTEQLVKTTKQVVEAAPVLCHKKGTQTEQPAPSTTPLNPHQTLNLKPPHFFLNLFPTRILNPQASRSPLQPADQEPNMAITH, from the exons ATGACTCGACATAGGAAGAAACGACTGCTGCCTTCTGGTTACTTTATGGACGAAGCTCGCCCTCCAGCTTCGAAGAAGAGATCTGGTAGCAACCAGGCAACACTTGAACAACCAACCCACCCACCTTCTCCTTtgccctccacctcctcctcctcctctttcttgcAAACCTCTCCTTGTCCTCCGACGTCCTTGGaacctcgtcctcctcctcctcccctttctcaccccctcccctcaacTGTTACCCCTCCCTCCTGCA AGGACCAGTCCCAAGTCAAGTATGGCTTAGGATATGGGGATACTTCACCACAGAGGAATACACGCCAGAGCCTCTCAGGTGCTACAGATGCCAATGTTATGGTCATGACCAGGACCGCTGCAGGGGTCCTGCAATCTGCGCCATCT CTGAAAGGAAGAAACAATCAAGCAAGACCAACTCCTACACCAGCATCGGCACCCAGACCAATGACACCCACAGAGCAACTAGTCAAAACAACCAAACAAGTGGTGGAAGCAGCGCCTGTTTTGTGTCACAAGAAAGGGACTCAGACTGAGCAGCCAGCACCCTCAACCACTCCCCTCAACCCACACCAAACCCTAAACCTCAAGCCTCCTCACTTCTTCCTCAACCTATTCCCAACCCGGATCCTGAACCCTCAAGCCTCAAGGTCGCCTCTTCAACCAGCAGATCAAGAGCCTAACATGGCAATCACTCATTGA